CTGATCTGATTCGCCAAAATGCAGAGCACGGCAATCTCGTTTTCTCCGTCGATTTCACTTCCTAAGAAGCCTCACAACCCTTCTAGTTCAGCTTCGTTGTTCAGATTCAATCCTTTATCTGCTCAGTCTTCTCGACCGACGCTTCGTTTTGGCTGTCTAAATGGCTCCGTAGCTCGGAAAATCAATCCTATTCGTTGCTCAGCTGATTCGTTGAATCGTAATGGATGGATTTCGGTTCCGCCGCCGGCTCCCGAGCGTGAATCGGACGGAGTGGAGGTTCGGGCCACATCCGTGCCCGAGAGTGCTGGAGAGGCCCCTAAATCCAAGCCTTTGACGGATACTTTGGTGCTCGGATCGCTTTTCGGCCTTTGGTATCTATTTAACATTTACTTCAACATTTACAACAAACAGGTGTGCTTTACTTCCGCTGATCCGAGGTCCTAGTTGCTTATTCTATTTGTTTATACGTGTATTGCTTCATTTCTTGTGGTTGATAGTGTTTTTTTTTGTATGTATAAATGCATGCATGTATTGTAATTTATGAGGTTCTTCAAGGCATGTATCGTTCAGATTTTTCAGACTATAGATTTAAACTTCGTCAGatgttaatatattttttttttaatttttggaatTATCTATTCGCTGAGTATGTATGTTTGCAATTTGAGCCATTTTCAACCTACATTTATAGTATATAGTTTGCAACTTAATTGAAGTGAGTTTGGATCCCTCACTAAATAGAAATGTTACCTTTTGTGTTTCCAAACATGGCCAAGGTGTGTCATTAATTAAGATTCGTATATTCTGTAGGTCCTGAAAGCGTTCCATTACCCAGTTACAGTGACTCTCGTGCAATTTGCCGTTGGCAGTGTCCTTGTAATTCTAATGTGGACTCTCAATCTATATAAAAGGCCAAAAATCAGTGGTGCACAGGTAACTTCATTGAGACGGATTTACTATGCTTTGGTTTAGACCTGATTATGTGCACAAGTTCTGATTCTATATTTTCAATTGGCAGCTTGTTGCAATTTTGCCGTTGGCAGTGGTGCATACCTTGGGCAACCTTTTCACCAACATGAGTCTTGGAAAAGTTGCTGTATCATTCACTCACACTATTAAAGCTATGGAGCCATTCTTCTCCGTTGTTCTCTCTGCTATGTTCTTGGGCGAGGTGCGGTTTAGATGATTACTTTTACATTTCTATATAAAGCTCTTGCATTCATCTTGTGATAAGGCGAATACAACTATTTTCAATCTCTTCCATTTATTTTCATCTTAATTCAGATCATATTTAAGCTTCCAGTACTTGAAAAGAAAAGATATTCACTTCCATGTAGTTCTTTGTCTTCTGATCTATGTTATTATAGTTAGTGACATTGGATGTGTCTTGTTCATGCAGTTCCCTACCATATGGGTTATGTCTTCTCTTGTACCAATTGTTGGTGGAGTGGCACTGGCATCGTTGACCGAGGCCTCTTTTAATTGGTGGGGAATTCAAATATTCTATGTTAAATAATGCCATATGATTTTGTTGCTTTCTTGGTATAGAAATGGGAGACGCTTTTGATAAaagttttatttcaaattttaatttaCAGTTCTTGTTTTGTCGATTACCAGGGCTGGATTTTGGAGCGCAATGGCCTCTAATTTAACCAATCAATCTCGTAATgtcctcagcaagaagtttatgGTTCGGAAGGAGGTAATTATATTTTTTTCAGGCTATTAGCTGAGGGTATGATGAAAATGTGCACCCATAGTTGAATGGTTCTTTGGTTGATGTTTCAAGCTTATATTAAATGGTATTTGTGAGAGCAAATTGTTTGTGTGGTGTTCAATAGCTCTTTTCCATTTCTCATCAAGTAGCTAGCTTGTTTCTAGATTAACCTTATTGCCTTTACTAGACAAAACCCAAGTTATGTCTCTTGTGTGTTTTTTGTTGGTTTCTGAAATGCTGTGAAGTTTACAGTTGTAATTTTTTAACAGGACTCATTGGATAATATTACTCTCTTTTCAATAATCACAATCATGTCCTTTTTCTTGCTGGCCCCGTACGCCTTTTTCGCGGAAGGTGTCAAGTTCACCCCAGCATACCTGGAAGCTGCAGTAAGTGATACTTACATATAGTGGAAATTTATACTGGTTCTACCCCTTTGCTTAAATAGAACATCTGGGTGTTTTTTCATTGTTCCCTTGTAGAACTTGCCGCAACTATCTGAAATAACTTTCATGATTTTCCTTTGGTGCTAGGGAGTGAATGTCAACCAGCTGTACACAAGGTCTCTCATTGCTGCTCTCTGCTTCCATGCTTATCAGCAGGTATAAGGGTTCTTCCTTGTATATCTCATTGATTCATTGGAGTCCTATAACATGATTCTTCTTAAATTCTAGCCTGCCTCATAGTGAGAAAGCACAAAATTTATGTTGCTACAATAATGAACAAACAAGGTCACATGAGATCTGATTATTCATTGTTGGTCCACTGAGTTTCGAACTGTGCACCCATTGGCCCT
This sequence is a window from Nicotiana sylvestris chromosome 3, ASM39365v2, whole genome shotgun sequence. Protein-coding genes within it:
- the LOC104224105 gene encoding triose phosphate/phosphate translocator, non-green plastid, chloroplastic-like, with amino-acid sequence MQSTAISFSPSISLPKKPHNPSSSASLFRFNPLSAQSSRPTLRFGCLNGSVARKINPIRCSADSLNRNGWISVPPPAPERESDGVEVRATSVPESAGEAPKSKPLTDTLVLGSLFGLWYLFNIYFNIYNKQVLKAFHYPVTVTLVQFAVGSVLVILMWTLNLYKRPKISGAQLVAILPLAVVHTLGNLFTNMSLGKVAVSFTHTIKAMEPFFSVVLSAMFLGEFPTIWVMSSLVPIVGGVALASLTEASFNWAGFWSAMASNLTNQSRNVLSKKFMVRKEDSLDNITLFSIITIMSFFLLAPYAFFAEGVKFTPAYLEAAGVNVNQLYTRSLIAALCFHAYQQVSYMILQRVSPVTHSVGNCVKRVVVIVTSVLFFRTPVSPINGLGTGVALAGVFLYSRVKRIKPKAKTE